A window of the Candidatus Liberibacter solanacearum CLso-ZC1 genome harbors these coding sequences:
- the cpaB gene encoding Flp pilus assembly protein CpaB, whose amino-acid sequence MKFTRLMGLVVSGLFALLAGIIAMRLVSHHHLQKEEIVAQPSIRLSNVLMAKSNLKVGMVITPDVLEWVAFPAENVVVGFVDDVSRPNAIEELKGSIVRIPILKGDPIRFEKLVDHGQHGVSSLLSKGKRAVALDISVSNAVGGLVKPNDHVDVLMVRLIGERKTKTDVVLSNVRVLAIDQTLDAEGEPNGLIGNTATLELTPMQAKTLLAAQQIASKLTLVLRSISDFHSTDLEIADFNLGEDGGRGIQVIKSGIISNKDGEEMSR is encoded by the coding sequence ATGAAATTCACTCGACTAATGGGACTGGTAGTTTCCGGTCTCTTTGCTCTGTTGGCGGGTATTATTGCTATGCGTCTAGTATCTCACCATCATCTCCAGAAAGAGGAGATTGTAGCTCAACCTTCTATAAGGCTTTCTAATGTTTTGATGGCTAAGAGTAATTTAAAGGTGGGGATGGTTATTACTCCTGATGTCTTAGAATGGGTTGCTTTCCCAGCAGAAAATGTTGTTGTTGGTTTTGTAGATGATGTCAGTCGTCCCAATGCTATAGAAGAATTAAAGGGATCCATAGTACGTATACCTATTTTGAAAGGTGATCCAATTCGTTTTGAAAAATTAGTAGATCATGGACAACATGGTGTTTCTTCTCTTCTTTCAAAAGGAAAGCGCGCTGTTGCTTTGGATATTTCGGTTTCTAATGCTGTTGGAGGGCTGGTTAAACCCAATGATCATGTTGATGTTTTAATGGTTCGTTTGATTGGTGAGAGGAAGACAAAGACGGATGTAGTTCTCAGCAATGTACGTGTTCTTGCAATAGATCAAACTTTAGATGCTGAGGGAGAGCCAAATGGGTTGATTGGGAATACTGCTACGTTGGAGTTAACTCCTATGCAGGCAAAGACGCTACTTGCGGCGCAACAGATAGCATCAAAATTGACTCTCGTTTTGCGATCTATTTCAGATTTTCATTCTACCGATCTAGAAATCGCTGATTTTAATTTGGGGGAAGATGGAGGAAGAGGAATCCAGGTTATTAAATCAGGTATTATTTCGAATAAAGATGGAGAGGAAATGTCAAGATGA
- a CDS encoding A24 family peptidase, protein MVFSVIFLVLPFCLISAGLSDLFSTMIPNRISVVLLGSFLLIAPFVGLGYEEIALHVLVGLFVFIACFFFFSVNIMGGGDAKLLTTASLWFGWNISLLYFLFYVAIFGGILALVVLLIREITRYIPLLDKFVPRSFHMKNKIPYGVAISIGGLVSYPDSHLFKIALEGISTSF, encoded by the coding sequence ATGGTTTTTTCGGTTATATTTCTTGTTTTACCTTTTTGCTTGATTTCTGCTGGGTTATCCGACCTTTTTTCTACGATGATACCTAACCGAATATCGGTAGTATTGCTTGGTTCGTTCTTATTAATCGCCCCTTTCGTTGGGTTGGGCTATGAGGAAATAGCGCTACACGTACTAGTTGGCTTGTTTGTTTTCATTGCTTGTTTTTTTTTCTTTTCTGTTAATATTATGGGAGGAGGAGACGCAAAGCTTTTAACGACAGCGTCTTTATGGTTTGGTTGGAATATTTCTTTGCTATATTTTTTATTTTATGTTGCTATTTTTGGTGGGATATTAGCATTAGTAGTTTTGCTAATAAGAGAAATTACTCGTTATATCCCTTTGTTAGATAAATTTGTTCCACGTAGTTTCCATATGAAAAATAAAATTCCTTATGGCGTTGCTATCTCTATAGGAGGATTAGTTAGTTATCCAGATTCGCATTTATTTAAAATTGCTTTAGAAGGTATTTCTACATCATTTTAA
- a CDS encoding Flp family type IVb pilin — protein sequence MRINIIRKFLQDESGATAIEYGLLAALVAVAIIASVTTLGTKLSATFKRVGDSLSDVKPV from the coding sequence ATGAGAATTAATATTATAAGAAAATTTTTACAAGATGAATCAGGTGCGACAGCTATTGAATATGGTTTGCTTGCTGCGCTCGTTGCTGTGGCGATCATTGCTTCCGTTACAACCCTTGGAACAAAATTGTCAGCGACTTTCAAGAGAGTTGGTGACTCCCTTTCTGATGTCAAACCTGTTTAA
- a CDS encoding Flp family type IVb pilin, giving the protein MKINIIRNFLQDESGATAIEYGLLAALVSVVIIGAVTTLGTKLSATFAKVGESFLPGPTAPGRS; this is encoded by the coding sequence ATGAAAATTAATATTATAAGAAATTTCTTACAAGATGAATCAGGTGCGACAGCTATTGAATATGGTTTGCTTGCTGCGCTCGTTTCTGTGGTGATTATTGGTGCCGTTACAACTCTTGGAACAAAATTGTCAGCGACTTTCGCTAAAGTTGGTGAATCCTTTCTTCCTGGTCCTACCGCCCCCGGCAGATCCTAA